One window of Streptomyces sp. SUK 48 genomic DNA carries:
- a CDS encoding DUF6230 family protein, whose amino-acid sequence MASSTGNTPEYRESASPSEAPSSTATERRGRVRARRAAVMAVPATLIAAGLAVFTAQGALGVQFAISGMPFTVTASQLDGTGFEQFGGLDNMADGSPNAGDTGGQELIVTSAIKKATLTKLCQSVDLGGTNLLITAGSGATKVSASDLTTDSTEMSGDASFNHIEIGNDASTLTKANAKGPIGVFSQQADSVHIDQLRQTNYATTAGVFKLPGLKLRFSDSGC is encoded by the coding sequence ATGGCCTCGTCCACCGGCAACACCCCCGAGTACCGGGAAAGCGCTTCCCCGTCCGAAGCGCCGAGCAGCACCGCGACCGAGAGACGGGGCCGGGTCCGGGCCCGTCGCGCCGCGGTGATGGCGGTGCCCGCCACCCTCATCGCCGCCGGCCTCGCGGTCTTCACCGCGCAGGGCGCGCTGGGCGTGCAGTTCGCCATCTCCGGCATGCCGTTCACGGTCACCGCCAGCCAGCTGGACGGCACCGGCTTCGAGCAGTTCGGCGGCCTGGACAACATGGCCGACGGCAGCCCCAACGCCGGTGACACCGGTGGCCAGGAGCTCATCGTCACCTCGGCGATCAAGAAGGCGACACTCACCAAGCTGTGCCAGAGCGTCGACCTCGGCGGCACCAACCTGCTGATCACCGCGGGCAGCGGCGCCACCAAGGTCAGCGCGTCCGATCTGACCACCGACTCCACCGAGATGTCGGGTGACGCGTCGTTCAACCACATCGAGATCGGCAACGACGCGAGCACGCTGACCAAGGCCAACGCGAAGGGCCCGATCGGCGTCTTCAGCCAGCAGGCCGACAGCGTGCACATCGACCAGCTGCGGCAGACCAACTACGCGACCACGGCAGGAGTGTTCAAGCTGCCCGGTCTCAAGCTGCGCTTCAGCGACTCGGGTTGCTGA
- a CDS encoding DUF6114 domain-containing protein, translating to MTDDARPGARRSFRSWRARRPFWGGLLLALGGGEILLTEKASLKVVMHIGMQGLAGYLLPGLMALLGLLVLFNPAQRLFYSIVGVLASLGTWVTSNLGGFFIGLLLGVVGSCLAFGWLPDQEPRTGRRERRRLARARAEEAGTSAV from the coding sequence GTGACGGACGACGCCCGACCGGGTGCCCGGCGCTCCTTCCGGTCCTGGCGGGCCCGCCGTCCTTTCTGGGGCGGGCTGCTGCTCGCCCTGGGCGGCGGCGAGATCCTGCTGACCGAGAAGGCATCGCTGAAGGTCGTGATGCACATCGGCATGCAGGGGCTCGCCGGCTATCTGCTGCCCGGCCTGATGGCGCTGCTGGGCCTGCTGGTCCTCTTCAACCCCGCGCAGCGGCTCTTCTACTCCATCGTCGGGGTGCTGGCGTCGCTGGGCACCTGGGTCACGTCCAACCTGGGCGGCTTCTTCATCGGCCTGCTGCTCGGAGTCGTCGGCAGCTGCCTCGCCTTCGGCTGGCTGCCGGACCAGGAGCCCCGGACGGGCCGCCGCGAGCGCCGCCGCCTGGCACGGGCCCGCGCCGAGGAGGCCGGGACGAGCGCGGTATGA
- a CDS encoding TerB family tellurite resistance protein, which produces MALWDRVKESASQMQNQLVAKKNDLKSGAFRDASMAMCALVAAADGTVDPSERQRVAQLIATNEVLGNFPADDLRRRFEDNLNKLTTDFAFGKVSVLQEIAKAKKKPAEARAVIQIGIVIGGADGDFDKTEQAVVREACFTLELPPHEFDL; this is translated from the coding sequence ATGGCCCTGTGGGACCGCGTCAAGGAATCCGCGTCGCAGATGCAGAACCAGCTGGTGGCGAAGAAGAACGACCTGAAGAGCGGCGCCTTCCGGGACGCGAGCATGGCCATGTGCGCCCTGGTGGCCGCCGCGGACGGCACCGTCGACCCCTCCGAGCGCCAGCGGGTGGCCCAGCTCATCGCCACCAATGAGGTGCTCGGGAACTTCCCGGCGGACGACCTGCGCCGCCGCTTCGAGGACAATCTGAACAAGCTCACCACCGACTTCGCCTTCGGCAAGGTGAGCGTCCTCCAGGAGATCGCCAAGGCCAAGAAGAAGCCCGCCGAGGCCCGCGCCGTCATCCAGATCGGCATCGTCATCGGCGGCGCCGACGGCGACTTCGACAAGACCGAGCAGGCCGTCGTCCGCGAGGCGTGCTTCACCCTGGAGCTCCCGCCGCACGAGTTCGACCTCTGA
- a CDS encoding ABC transporter substrate-binding protein, giving the protein MTSTSQISRSIRRNRGAAAAVALATATALLAGCSAKSGGVVVGSNNFPESNLLADIYGEALKAKGIDVTYKPNIGSRETTYGLLKNGSVAVLPEYNGALLAYLDSKATPKSAEETTAAIKAKLAAKLTLLDPSAAQDKDSLAVNAETARKYHLTADSSAADLKAVAKNLVIGGSPEFQTRQQGLVGLKSVYGLDFKSFKALDAGGTLTQTALKKNDVQVADLFSTDPTIAKEKFVVLKDPQNLFGFQNIQPVVSKTALPKKGVAALNAVSAKLDTTTLLNLDTQVQLQHKDPLDVAKAWLKSAGLD; this is encoded by the coding sequence GTGACTTCAACAAGCCAGATCAGCAGGTCCATACGGAGGAACCGGGGCGCGGCGGCGGCGGTCGCGCTCGCGACGGCGACGGCCCTGCTCGCGGGCTGCTCCGCCAAGTCCGGCGGCGTGGTCGTCGGCTCCAACAACTTCCCCGAGAGCAACCTGCTCGCCGACATCTACGGCGAGGCGCTCAAGGCCAAGGGGATCGACGTCACGTACAAGCCGAACATCGGCAGCCGCGAGACCACCTACGGGCTGCTGAAGAACGGCTCCGTCGCGGTGCTGCCCGAGTACAACGGGGCGCTGCTGGCCTACCTCGACTCCAAGGCGACGCCGAAGAGCGCCGAGGAGACCACGGCGGCCATCAAGGCCAAGCTCGCCGCCAAGCTGACGCTGCTCGACCCGTCGGCGGCGCAGGACAAGGACTCCCTCGCGGTCAACGCGGAGACGGCGCGCAAGTACCACCTCACCGCGGACTCCAGCGCCGCCGACCTGAAGGCCGTCGCCAAGAACCTGGTGATCGGGGGCTCGCCGGAGTTCCAGACCCGGCAGCAGGGCCTGGTGGGCCTGAAGTCCGTCTACGGCCTCGACTTCAAGTCCTTCAAGGCGCTGGACGCGGGCGGCACGCTCACCCAGACGGCGCTGAAGAAGAACGACGTCCAGGTCGCCGACCTCTTCAGCACCGACCCCACCATCGCCAAGGAGAAGTTCGTCGTCCTCAAGGACCCCCAGAACCTCTTCGGCTTCCAGAACATCCAGCCGGTCGTCTCCAAGACGGCTCTCCCCAAGAAGGGCGTCGCCGCTCTGAACGCGGTCTCCGCCAAGCTCGACACCACGACCCTGCTGAACCTGGACACCCAGGTTCAGCTCCAGCACAAGGACCCGCTGGACGTGGCGAAGGCGTGGCTGAAGTCGGCGGGGCTCGACTGA
- a CDS encoding ABC transporter permease, with protein sequence MNVLNLVHAFFGDGAHWHGYDGIPARLAEHVTYSLEALLIAAVIGLPVGLVTGHYGRGGNALALIATAGRALPSFGLLVLMVLWIGLGLVPVMIPLVVLAVPPILVTTYEAVRTVDPSPVDAARGMGMSEGRVLFRVEVPVALPLIFSGLRTAAVQIISTATIAAYVGLGGLGRYIIDGLYQRDYEKVVGGAALVAGLALVTLLLFWAAARVTVSRGVRRST encoded by the coding sequence GTGAACGTACTGAACCTCGTCCACGCCTTCTTCGGCGACGGCGCCCACTGGCACGGCTACGACGGCATACCGGCCCGGCTCGCCGAGCACGTCACCTACTCGCTGGAGGCGCTGCTGATCGCCGCCGTGATCGGGCTGCCCGTCGGCCTGGTCACCGGACACTACGGCCGGGGCGGCAACGCGCTCGCGCTGATCGCCACCGCCGGGCGGGCGCTGCCCAGCTTCGGGCTGCTGGTGCTGATGGTCCTGTGGATCGGGCTCGGCCTGGTGCCGGTGATGATCCCGCTGGTGGTGCTCGCCGTACCGCCGATCCTGGTCACCACCTACGAGGCGGTGCGCACCGTCGACCCGTCCCCGGTGGACGCGGCCCGGGGGATGGGGATGTCGGAGGGGCGGGTGCTGTTCCGGGTCGAGGTGCCGGTCGCGCTGCCGCTGATCTTCTCCGGGCTGCGCACGGCGGCCGTGCAGATCATCTCCACCGCGACCATCGCGGCGTACGTCGGTCTCGGCGGGCTCGGCCGGTACATCATCGACGGCCTCTACCAGCGCGACTACGAGAAGGTCGTGGGCGGCGCGGCCCTGGTCGCCGGGCTGGCCCTGGTGACCCTCCTGCTGTTCTGGGCGGCCGCCCGGGTCACCGTGTCACGCGGGGTGCGCCGAAGCACCTGA
- a CDS encoding ABC transporter permease subunit, whose amino-acid sequence MNGFFDLPSDLQYTYLGLVGLHLREALIPVLAGLVVALPVAQLCARFRWIYPPVLGLTTVLYSIPSLAFFVVLIDYFGQSETTVMIPLAVYSLVVLVPGIVDGVRSVPQETLAAAEAMGFGPLRRYLQVQLPIAAPAIIAGLRVAVISSLSLVSVGMLIGNQGALGNMLYDANTYHRPALAVNSVLTTAVLGVLADALLVLLRRLLTPWMPTRKATAR is encoded by the coding sequence GTGAACGGCTTCTTCGATCTGCCGAGCGACCTCCAGTACACCTACCTCGGTCTCGTCGGACTGCATCTGCGCGAGGCGCTGATCCCGGTGCTGGCCGGGCTGGTCGTCGCGCTGCCCGTCGCCCAGCTGTGCGCCCGCTTCCGCTGGATCTACCCGCCCGTGCTCGGTCTGACCACCGTGCTCTACTCCATCCCCTCGCTCGCCTTCTTCGTCGTCCTCATCGACTACTTCGGGCAGAGCGAGACCACGGTGATGATCCCGCTCGCGGTCTACAGCCTGGTGGTGCTGGTCCCCGGCATCGTGGACGGCGTCCGCTCGGTGCCGCAGGAGACACTGGCCGCCGCCGAGGCGATGGGCTTCGGCCCGCTGCGCCGCTATCTCCAGGTCCAGCTCCCCATCGCCGCACCGGCGATCATCGCGGGCCTGCGGGTGGCGGTCATCTCCAGCCTGTCCCTGGTCAGCGTCGGCATGCTCATCGGCAACCAGGGCGCCCTGGGCAACATGCTCTACGACGCCAACACCTACCACCGGCCCGCCCTGGCCGTTAACTCGGTCCTGACCACGGCGGTGCTGGGCGTCCTCGCCGATGCCCTGCTGGTCCTCCTGCGCCGACTGCTGACCCCCTGGATGCCGACGAGGAAGGCCACCGCCCGGTGA
- a CDS encoding ABC transporter ATP-binding protein, translated as MIRIDAVTKRYDDGTVAVDRLSLEIPDRAITVLVGPSGCGKTTTLRMINRMVEPTEGSILLDGADIRRQPVNSLRRSMGYVIQNAGLFQHRTILDNIATVPRLLGWNKQKARERAAELMERVGLDTALARRYPYQLSGGQQQRVGVARALAADPPVLLMDEPFSAVDPVVRKGLQDELLRIQDELGKTIVFVTHDIDEAIKLGTMVAVLREGGRLAQFAPPAEMLSAPADAFVEDFLGADRGIRRLSFFPSDALELATAPLVPLDADAERLAAAADAPYLLVTDADGRPLGWAEPGAPLDRDRLLDHGRPFRPGTDSLRTALDGAVLSPTGWAVAVDGEGRAVGVVSQQTIGEAIRTAHGRAGAGVKAAR; from the coding sequence TTGATACGGATAGATGCAGTCACGAAGCGGTACGACGACGGTACGGTCGCGGTCGACCGGCTGTCGCTGGAGATACCGGACCGGGCGATCACCGTCCTCGTCGGGCCCTCCGGCTGCGGCAAGACGACGACCCTGCGGATGATCAACCGGATGGTGGAGCCCACCGAGGGCAGCATCCTCCTGGATGGCGCGGACATCCGCCGCCAGCCGGTCAACTCCCTGCGGCGTTCGATGGGGTACGTCATCCAGAACGCGGGGCTCTTCCAGCACCGCACCATCCTCGACAACATCGCCACCGTGCCCCGGCTGCTCGGCTGGAACAAGCAGAAGGCGCGCGAGCGGGCCGCGGAACTGATGGAGCGGGTCGGCCTGGACACCGCCCTCGCGCGGCGCTATCCGTACCAGCTCTCCGGCGGCCAGCAGCAGCGCGTCGGCGTGGCCCGCGCGCTCGCCGCCGATCCGCCGGTGCTGCTGATGGACGAGCCGTTCTCCGCCGTCGACCCCGTGGTCCGCAAGGGACTCCAAGACGAACTGCTGCGCATCCAGGACGAGTTGGGCAAGACGATCGTCTTCGTCACGCACGACATCGACGAGGCGATCAAGCTGGGCACCATGGTCGCCGTGCTGCGCGAGGGCGGCCGGCTGGCCCAGTTCGCGCCGCCGGCCGAGATGCTCAGCGCACCCGCCGACGCCTTCGTGGAGGACTTCCTCGGCGCCGACCGGGGCATCCGGCGGCTGTCCTTCTTCCCGTCCGACGCGCTGGAGCTCGCGACCGCGCCGCTCGTCCCGCTCGACGCGGACGCGGAGCGGCTCGCCGCCGCGGCCGACGCCCCCTACCTCCTGGTCACCGACGCCGACGGCCGGCCGCTCGGCTGGGCCGAGCCCGGCGCTCCGCTGGACCGGGACCGGCTCCTGGACCACGGGCGGCCGTTCCGGCCCGGCACCGACTCGCTGCGCACCGCCCTGGACGGGGCCGTGCTGTCGCCGACCGGATGGGCGGTCGCCGTGGACGGCGAGGGGCGCGCCGTGGGCGTCGTCTCGCAGCAGACCATCGGGGAGGCGATCCGCACGGCGCACGGCCGGGCCGGCGCCGGAGTGAAGGCCGCCCGGTGA
- the msrB gene encoding peptide-methionine (R)-S-oxide reductase MsrB, with product MSYDIEKPDEQWRAELSPGEYAVLRQAGTEPAFAGEYTDTTAKGVYSCRACGAELFTSETKFASHCGWPSFFDPKDTDAVELIEDRSHGMVRTEVRCARCGSHLGHVFAGEGYPTPTDQRYCINSISLRLAPEEG from the coding sequence ATGTCGTACGACATCGAGAAGCCGGACGAGCAGTGGCGCGCGGAGCTGAGTCCGGGCGAGTACGCGGTGCTGCGCCAGGCCGGGACCGAGCCCGCCTTCGCCGGTGAGTACACGGACACCACGGCCAAGGGCGTCTACTCCTGCCGCGCCTGCGGGGCCGAACTGTTCACCTCGGAGACCAAGTTCGCCTCGCACTGCGGCTGGCCGTCCTTCTTCGACCCGAAGGACACCGACGCCGTGGAGCTGATCGAGGACCGCTCGCACGGGATGGTCCGCACCGAGGTGCGCTGCGCCCGCTGCGGCTCGCACCTCGGGCATGTCTTCGCGGGGGAGGGGTATCCGACCCCCACCGACCAGCGGTACTGCATCAACTCGATCTCGCTGAGGCTGGCGCCCGAGGAGGGCTGA
- the murC gene encoding UDP-N-acetylmuramate--L-alanine ligase gives MAPGIPTAMDRPHFIGIGGAGMSGIAKILAQRGAEVAGSDAKDSATARALRELGVTVRLGHAAGHLADDASCVVVSSAIREDNPELVRAAELGIPVVHRSDALAALMTGLRPIAVAGTHGKTTTTSMLAVSLGELGLKPSYAIGGDLDAPGSNALHGAGDIFVAEADESDRSFHTYAPEVAIVLNVELDHHANYASMDEIFESFEIFAGKIVPGGTLVISADHEGARELTRRLAGSVRTVTYGEAADADVRVTAIVPQGLKSLVTAVIDGAELTFAVSVPGRHYALNAVAALAAGAALGIPAAELAPAIAAYTGVKRRLQLKGEAAGVQVIDSYAHHPTEMTADLEAMRGAAGDARILVVFQPHLFSRTQELGKEMGEALALADASVVLDIYPAREDPIPGITSELIIEAARAANAEVTAVHDKAEIPAVIAGMAGPGDLVLTMGAGDVTDLGPLILDRLSQQ, from the coding sequence ATGGCACCCGGCATTCCTACCGCCATGGACCGACCGCACTTCATCGGCATCGGCGGCGCCGGAATGTCGGGGATCGCGAAGATCCTCGCGCAGCGCGGGGCCGAGGTCGCCGGCAGCGACGCCAAGGACTCGGCGACCGCGCGGGCGCTGCGGGAGCTCGGGGTCACCGTGCGCCTCGGGCACGCCGCCGGACACCTCGCCGACGACGCCAGCTGCGTCGTCGTCTCCTCGGCGATCCGCGAGGACAACCCGGAGCTGGTCCGCGCCGCCGAGCTGGGCATCCCGGTCGTGCACCGCTCGGACGCGCTGGCCGCGCTGATGACGGGGCTGCGCCCGATCGCCGTGGCCGGCACGCACGGCAAGACGACCACCACCTCGATGCTGGCCGTCTCGCTCGGCGAGCTGGGCCTGAAGCCGTCGTACGCCATCGGCGGCGACCTGGACGCGCCCGGCTCCAACGCGCTGCACGGCGCCGGTGACATCTTCGTCGCCGAGGCGGACGAATCGGACCGCAGCTTCCACACGTACGCGCCCGAGGTCGCCATCGTCCTCAACGTCGAGCTGGACCACCACGCCAACTACGCCTCGATGGACGAGATCTTCGAGTCCTTCGAGATCTTCGCCGGCAAGATCGTGCCCGGCGGCACCCTGGTGATCTCCGCCGACCACGAGGGCGCCCGCGAGCTGACCCGGCGGCTGGCCGGATCGGTGCGGACGGTCACGTACGGCGAGGCCGCGGACGCCGACGTGCGGGTCACCGCCATCGTCCCGCAGGGCCTGAAGAGCCTGGTCACCGCGGTGATCGACGGGGCGGAGCTGACCTTCGCGGTCTCCGTGCCCGGCCGGCACTACGCGCTCAACGCCGTCGCCGCGCTCGCCGCCGGTGCCGCGCTCGGCATCCCCGCCGCCGAGCTGGCGCCCGCCATCGCCGCCTACACCGGCGTCAAGCGGCGCCTCCAGCTCAAGGGCGAGGCCGCCGGGGTGCAGGTGATCGACTCCTACGCGCACCACCCCACCGAGATGACCGCGGACCTGGAGGCCATGCGGGGCGCCGCCGGGGACGCCCGCATCCTCGTCGTCTTCCAGCCGCACCTGTTCTCCCGCACCCAGGAGCTGGGCAAGGAGATGGGCGAGGCCCTGGCGCTCGCCGACGCCTCGGTGGTCCTGGACATCTACCCGGCCCGCGAGGACCCGATCCCGGGCATCACCAGCGAGCTGATCATCGAGGCCGCGCGCGCCGCGAACGCCGAGGTCACCGCGGTGCACGACAAGGCGGAGATCCCGGCCGTGATCGCGGGAATGGCCGGGCCCGGTGATCTCGTTCTCACCATGGGCGCGGGCGATGTGACCGACCTGGGCCCGCTGATCCTGGACCGCCTGTCGCAGCAGTAA
- a CDS encoding indole-3-glycerol phosphate synthase, with amino-acid sequence MFTSVLMIEKAMTSADVEFVTTLHGDEPVAFHVLLQPRGDQADRLLRAIDDIALGELDEAVREHETPEGEDARSVGRQALDVSVAALRASGSVAEGRLVEDHPLDALKSMVAEVGADEVIVLTDPHYVEEFFHRDWASRARHKVGVPVLKLFSHSKA; translated from the coding sequence GTGTTCACGAGCGTACTGATGATCGAGAAGGCGATGACGTCCGCGGACGTCGAGTTCGTCACCACCTTGCACGGCGACGAGCCGGTCGCCTTCCATGTGCTTCTCCAGCCGCGCGGGGACCAGGCGGACCGCCTGCTGCGGGCCATCGACGACATCGCGCTCGGCGAACTCGACGAGGCGGTGCGCGAGCACGAGACCCCGGAGGGGGAGGACGCGCGCAGCGTCGGCCGGCAGGCCCTGGACGTCTCCGTCGCCGCCCTGCGGGCCTCCGGCAGCGTGGCCGAAGGCCGGCTGGTCGAGGACCATCCGCTGGACGCGCTGAAGTCGATGGTGGCGGAGGTGGGCGCGGACGAGGTGATCGTGCTCACCGATCCGCACTACGTGGAGGAGTTCTTCCACCGGGACTGGGCCTCGCGGGCCCGGCACAAGGTGGGGGTGCCGGTGCTGAAGCTGTTCTCCCACAGCAAGGCGTAG
- a CDS encoding pyrimidine reductase family protein translates to MRRLFPVTDETPAQASGGGESGAAGAGREWGLAELAAAYAYPARRPWLRGNMVSSLDGAAQHDGRSQPLSSATDMRIFGTLRALADVVVVGAETVRQEGYRPARARAEFAAAREAAGQRPAPAVAVVTASLDLDFSLPLFTSPLVPTLILTGAAAAPERVTAAEKAGARVVVAGEGMGVDPERAVRALAGLGHQRLLTEGGPRLLGQLIAAEVLDELCLTLSPTLTAGDAQRVAGGPSVAVPRRFELVSLLEEDGFLFGRYRRP, encoded by the coding sequence ATGCGACGCCTGTTCCCTGTGACCGACGAGACACCAGCCCAGGCTTCCGGCGGAGGTGAGAGCGGCGCCGCGGGCGCCGGCCGCGAGTGGGGCCTCGCCGAACTGGCCGCCGCCTACGCCTACCCGGCGCGCCGGCCCTGGCTGCGCGGCAACATGGTGTCCTCGCTGGACGGCGCCGCCCAGCACGACGGCCGCTCCCAGCCCCTCTCCAGCGCCACCGACATGCGGATCTTCGGCACGCTGCGGGCGCTCGCGGATGTCGTGGTCGTCGGCGCAGAAACGGTACGGCAGGAGGGGTACCGCCCGGCCCGCGCGCGGGCGGAGTTCGCCGCCGCGCGCGAGGCGGCAGGGCAGCGCCCCGCACCGGCCGTCGCGGTCGTCACCGCGAGCCTCGACCTGGACTTCTCGCTCCCGCTGTTCACCTCGCCCCTGGTGCCCACGCTGATCCTGACCGGCGCCGCGGCCGCGCCCGAGAGGGTCACCGCCGCCGAGAAGGCCGGCGCCCGGGTCGTCGTGGCCGGTGAGGGCATGGGCGTCGACCCCGAGCGCGCCGTCCGCGCCCTCGCCGGGCTCGGCCACCAGAGGCTGCTCACCGAGGGCGGCCCCCGGCTGCTCGGCCAGCTGATCGCCGCCGAGGTGCTGGACGAGCTGTGCCTGACCCTCTCGCCGACGCTCACCGCGGGGGACGCGCAGCGCGTCGCCGGGGGGCCGTCGGTCGCCGTGCCGCGCCGATTCGAACTCGTGTCCCTCCTGGAGGAGGACGGATTTCTGTTCGGTCGCTACCGCAGGCCCTGA
- the zapE gene encoding cell division protein ZapE: protein MTVSSSTTAPGSSALTAAGPLSLCEREPHVPADRLVAEMVPPPRFDSVRFSTYIPDPNQPSQTEAVTVLEGFAAGLGGAHALGAGRRGFLGFGRAKAPRTPAGPRGVYLDGGYGVGKTHLLASLWHATPAEPSRKAFGTFVELTNLVGALGFQQTVRTLSEHRLLCIDEFELDDPGDTVLVSTLLGKLVEAGVALAATSNTLPGKLGEGRFAAADFLREIQGLSAHFRALRIDGEDYRHRGLPEAPAPFTDEQVTKAAYGTQGASLDDFPHLLEHLAKVHPSRYGALTDDLRAVCLTDVRPVPDQSTALRLVVLADRLYDREVPVLASGLPFDKLFSEEMLNGGYRKKYFRAISRLTALARDAKGLVGS, encoded by the coding sequence ATGACCGTGTCGTCCTCCACCACCGCCCCCGGATCCAGCGCCCTGACCGCAGCGGGCCCCCTCTCCCTCTGCGAGCGCGAGCCGCACGTCCCCGCGGACCGCCTCGTCGCCGAGATGGTGCCGCCACCGCGCTTCGACTCGGTCCGCTTCTCGACGTACATACCGGACCCGAACCAGCCCAGCCAGACCGAGGCCGTCACGGTCCTGGAGGGCTTCGCGGCCGGGCTCGGCGGGGCGCACGCCTTGGGCGCGGGCCGGCGCGGCTTCCTCGGCTTCGGCCGGGCCAAGGCGCCCAGGACCCCGGCGGGCCCCCGCGGCGTCTACCTCGACGGCGGCTACGGCGTCGGCAAGACCCATCTGCTCGCCTCCCTGTGGCACGCCACCCCCGCCGAGCCCTCCCGCAAGGCGTTCGGCACCTTCGTGGAGCTGACCAACCTGGTCGGCGCCCTCGGCTTCCAGCAGACCGTGCGCACTCTGTCCGAGCACCGGCTGCTGTGCATCGACGAGTTCGAGCTGGACGACCCGGGCGACACGGTGCTCGTCTCCACGCTGCTCGGCAAGCTGGTCGAGGCCGGTGTCGCGCTCGCCGCCACCTCCAACACCCTGCCCGGCAAGCTGGGCGAGGGCCGGTTCGCGGCCGCCGACTTCCTGCGCGAGATCCAGGGCCTGTCCGCCCACTTCCGCGCCCTGCGCATCGACGGCGAGGACTACCGCCACCGGGGCCTGCCCGAGGCACCGGCGCCGTTCACCGACGAGCAGGTGACCAAGGCGGCGTACGGCACGCAGGGTGCCTCCCTCGACGACTTCCCGCATCTGCTGGAGCACCTGGCCAAGGTGCACCCGAGCCGGTACGGCGCGCTGACCGACGACCTGAGGGCGGTCTGCCTCACCGATGTGCGCCCGGTGCCGGACCAGTCCACGGCGCTGCGCCTGGTGGTGCTCGCGGACCGGCTCTACGACCGCGAGGTCCCGGTCCTGGCGTCCGGACTGCCGTTCGACAAGCTGTTCAGCGAGGAGATGCTGAACGGCGGGTACCGCAAGAAGTACTTCCGCGCGATATCCCGCCTCACGGCGCTCGCCCGGGACGCGAAGGGGCTCGTCGGCTCCTGA
- a CDS encoding carbonic anhydrase, producing MQPLIDNARSFGDRPEDFARHGAGQSPQVLFITCSDSRVVPALITGARPGQLFELRTAGNIVPPHTSAHPTSEAATIEYAVEVLGVRDIVVCGHSHCGAVGALVRGDDLTAVPAVRDWLAHAAPRPSGAPEDPEVAEAVRCHVLTQLLRLRSYPCVERGLAAGRLGLHGWYYEVHTGAVRAHRAETDTFESL from the coding sequence GTGCAGCCCCTCATCGACAACGCCCGCAGCTTCGGCGACCGCCCCGAGGACTTCGCCCGGCACGGCGCCGGCCAGTCCCCGCAGGTGCTGTTCATCACCTGCTCCGACTCCCGGGTCGTCCCGGCCCTGATCACCGGCGCCCGCCCCGGCCAGCTGTTCGAGCTGCGCACGGCGGGCAACATCGTGCCGCCGCACACCTCCGCCCACCCCACCAGCGAGGCGGCCACCATCGAGTACGCGGTGGAGGTGCTGGGCGTCCGCGACATCGTGGTCTGCGGCCACTCGCACTGCGGCGCCGTCGGCGCGCTGGTGCGGGGCGACGACCTGACCGCCGTGCCGGCCGTGCGCGACTGGCTGGCGCATGCCGCCCCGCGCCCGTCCGGCGCGCCGGAGGACCCGGAGGTCGCCGAGGCCGTGCGGTGCCATGTGCTGACCCAGCTGCTGCGGCTGCGCTCGTACCCGTGCGTGGAGCGTGGCCTCGCCGCGGGCCGGCTGGGGCTGCACGGCTGGTACTACGAGGTGCACACCGGCGCGGTGCGGGCCCACCGGGCGGAGACGGACACCTTCGAATCCCTCTGA